The nucleotide sequence GGTTGAAAGTGTCCACAGATCGGCCGGAAGTGACCGCAGGAGTCCGGAAGTGACCGCAGGAGGCTGCATCTGAGCGGCAAGGACGGTTGTGAGGACTGATCGCTCTGATCGGTCCTCCGGACGAGCCGCGACGCCCCGGGGGGGAGTGGGGCGCCGCGGCGTCCGTCAGTCGTTCGGGAACTTCTCGGCGTGGATGACGGCCTTGCGCACCTTGGGTCGCAAGGTCGCCTCGAACGACTCCGCCCGCAGGGATTTCACCAGTGACAGACACAACCCGAGCAGGATCAACAGGAACGGCCCGGCGACGATGATCACCAGGGTCTGCAGTGCCTGTAGTCCCCCGGCCACCAGGAGCACGCCGGCGACGGCGCCCGTGGCCACGCCCCAGAACACGGTGAGCGTCCGGTTCGGGTGTTCGGTGCCGCGCTGGCTCAGCATGCCCATCACGATCGAGGCACTGTCGGCGCCGGTGATGAAGAAGATCGCGATGAGGAAGATCGCCAGGACGACGGTCACCCCGGAGGCCGGGAACTCGCGCAGCGTGAAGAACAGGGCGTTCTCCAGGCCGGTCTTCAGCTCACCGGCCATGTCGACCTTCTGGTTGAGCTGCAGGTCGAACGCTGCGCCGCCGAGGATCGCGAACCAGGCGAACGAGACCAGGCTCGGTACCAGGATCACGAAGATGACGAACTGGCGGATGGTGCGGCCCTTGGAGATGCGGGCGATGAACATGCCGACGAAGGGCGTCCACGAGATCCACCAGGCCCAGTAGAAGATCGTCCAGCCGCTGATCCAGTCGCCACCGCCGAACGCTCCGGTCCTGAAGCTCATGGTGGGCAGGGTGGTGAGGTAGGCGCCCATCGACTCGGTGAACGTGCTGAGGATGAACACGGTGGGCCCGACGACGAACAGGAAGAAGACGAGCAGGGCGGCGGCCACGGCGTTGGCGTTCGAGAGCCACTTGATGCCCTTGTCGATGCCGCTGATCGCCGACAGCACGAAGCAGACGGTCAGGACGGCGATCACCGAGACCGCGGCGACCTTGCTGTCGGTCTTGGTGCCGAATACCTCACCCAGGCCGCCGGTGATCTGCAGTGCGCCCAGACCGAGCGAGGTGGCCGATCCGAACAGGGTGGCAAAGATGGCGACGATGTCGATCGCCTTGCCGGCCGGCCCGTTGGCGCGGTCGCCGATCAGGGGGTGGAAGGTGGCGGAGATCAGGTTGCCGCGGTCCTTGCGGTAGGCGAAGTAGGCGATCGACAGGCCGATGACGGCGTACATCGCCCAGGGGTGGAAGCCCCAGTGGAAGTAGGTGTACTCCATCGCGAGCCGCGCGCCCTCGCCGCTGGCCGGCTCGGCCAGGCCGAGCGGGGGAGTGTTGAGGTGGGTGAGCGGCTCGGCGACGCCGTAGAACATCAGGCCGATGCCCATGCCGGTGGCGAACATCATCGAGACCCACGAGAAGGTCGAGAACTCGGGTTCGTCCTCGTCTTTGCCGAGCTTGATGTTGCCGTACCGCGTGAGTGCGAGGTAGGCGGAGAAGATGACGAAGAAGGCGCTCGACAGGACGAAGAGCCAGCCGAAGGACCCCGTGATCCAGCTCAGGATGCCGCTGGTCGCATCGGCCAGGCCGTCGGGGTCGATGGCGCCCGAGACGAGGAAGAGCAGAGAGATGGCGGCGGCGATCCCGAAGACGTAGCGATCCACGCTCGGGCGGGTGGTGATGTCGTGCTCCGCAGCGGCTGTCTGGGCCGTCGGAGCGGGGCGGGATTCCTCGGCGGTACTGGACATCTGCGTCCCCCTTGGCAGGGTTGACCGGACCAGGACGGCGCGGGCGGAACGATGCCGCGAGAACGGGTTTCGCGTCGGTGGGATGATTGCGCCTACTCACGAGCGTGACCTGGGTCACTGTCTGTGTCAAGACTTTTGTATCTTTATGCGCACTAAGTTGCGCAATATGCAACTTGCCTGGAGTGTCACGTCAGGCACGCCGGCTGAATGCGCTGGGGCGGGTGGCTCGGATCTGATTCGGAAGGGTGGGCCACCAAGTGCTAGCCTGTCCGGGCCTTGGGGCTGTGGCGCAGTCTGGTAGCGCACCTCGTTCGCATCGAGGGGGTCAGGGGTTCGAGTCCCCTCAGCTCCACCCAAGTGGCGATCTTAGGGAAATCCCCCGACACAAGAAAAGGAGGCTGAAGCGCAAGCTGCGGCGTCGTTCTGTGTCAGCACCCCATTCGTCGCCCAACACCTGCTAAAACACCCCGTGCCGGTCCAGACCGCTCTCGTCTTCGTGCCCTGGCCCCAGCAACGCGCCAGGCCCCATATCGCTCGCATTGCGCGGGGCGCCATCCCCCAGCCCAGCCCCGTCCGTTGCCGCTCCGCTCTCCTCAGCACCACCGACGACCGTGGCCGTGACCACGGCCTCCCCGAACTCCGTCCGCTCTGCCCGGGCCACCCGAGGCCGACGGGTGTCATCCTCGGCATCGAGGTACAGCGCCTCCCACCAGGCCTGGTTGAACCCCCGACGGGTGGCCGCCCCTGCGCTCTCGTACCCCTGGGCCAGGCTCCCGGCGTAGTCCAGCGCTCGCCGGATGTTCTCCCGGGTATCGAGCTGCACCAGGACCAGGCCCTCAAGCTGACCCTCCAGCACGCTGAGCCGCTCGCCCAGCTCCTGCTGCTTCTCGACGGCAATGTCGTCCGGTATGGCCCCGCTCATGGCCTTGTCGGCCCACTTGTAGCGCTCTCGCTTCAGGGCATGCACCCGCTCACTGATCCGGTGCCGTTCCTGTTCGGTGGCGGCCTCATGCACGCCCAGGTCCTCCAGCACTGCAGCCTGCAGCCGGGTGATGGTCTCCTCGGCAATGTGCTCGAACCGCCAATGCCCGGTGACCACGTCTTCCACCAGCTCCACCGGCAGGAACGGCAGGTCACATCCGTTCTTCAGGGTGTGCCGCCCGTAGCAGAAGAAGTACTGGTAGCAGACTCCGAGCCGGCCCCGAGACTCTCCAAAGATCAGCTTCGAGTCACACCGCGCACAGCGCAGTGACCCTGCCAGGTAGTGATGGTTCCGGTAGGCCCGTTCCCCAGACTGACGGTGCGCCGCGAGCACCGTCTGCACCCGGTCGAAGACCGCCGCACTGATCAGCGGTTCGTGCTTGCCCGGGTGTTCCATCTTCCGCCAGGTCACGATGCCGATGTAGTACCGGTTGTGCAGGACCACCCCAAGCTTCTTGGCGTTCAGCGGCCGGGCGGCGCGCTTGGCCGAAGGCCGCTGCGTCAGTCCCCGGGCCTCCAGCTCAGCAGCCAGTCGGCTCAAGGTCCAGTCCCCGGTGGCGTAGGCCTCGAACGCCCACCGGATCAGTGGCGCCCGCTCCGGGTCCAGTTCCACCGTCCGTGTCTCTCGGCCCTCGACCAGCTTGCGGACGTTGCGGTAGCCGATCGGTGCCAGCGACGCCGTGCCGCCCGATGCCACCTTCTGCTGCGTGCCCTTGATGACCTCGTTCGCCAAGTTCCGGGAGTAGAACTCCGCGATCGAGCTCATGATCCCGTGCAGCAACAGCCCGGAGGGTGTCTCGTCAATGTTCTCGGTGACCGACACCAACTGCGCCCCCGCCGCCTTGATGCTGGCAGTGATGGTGACGTCATCCATTCGGTTGCGTGCCAAGCGGTCCACCTTGTGCACGATTACGAAGTCCACTGGTGCGGTAGCCACCTCGGCCAGCATCTTCTGCAGCTGGGGCCGGGCCGCTGACCGTGCACTCTCGCCCCGGTCGACGTACTCACCAACCACTACCGCATCCAGCGCCGCCGCCCGGCGCATGCAGGCTTCCCGCTGCGCCGGGATGGAGTACCCCTCCGGGTCGCCATCACGTTCGGCCTGTTCCTTGGTACTGACCCGCACATAGATCACCGCTCGCCGCTGCGGTGTTGGCTCACCAGCACCGGTGCCCTGGCCGCCAGCGGGTGTCATGCCATCCTCGACCACCGTCAGTGGGGGAGCGGTGATCCGCTCTCCCCGTCCGACGCCACGCACCGGCTGTCGCTCGGTCGCTTCGTTCACGCCGCTACCTCCACCGTGTGCACCCCGGACCGGCCCGGTCGTCTGTGGTCATCCTCGCGCCGATTGGCGCAGCGCTGCGGTGTCTCGCGCAGCCCCAAGGCCGCCAGCCGTCGGCTCATCGCCGGAGCCGACACCTGGAACAGATCCGCCAGCTCGCCGAGGCTCTGGTGGCCCTCGCCCCAGGCCCGCTTGACCCACATGCGGGGCATCAGCAGGCAGGCCGCGAACATGTCGGCGGCCAGCTCGACCTGTTCCTCGGCCGACACGTTGCCCCGGTTCTCGGTAGAGGACTCCGGCGAAGCGGTGATCCAGTGTGTGCTTGAACTCGTGCGCCAAGCTGAACCGTTGCCGTTCGAGCGGCTCACTGCCGCAGACACTGATCAGCCAGCGGCCGTTGACCCACTGGGCGCTGCCGGACACCGGCAGATCGACGTCACTGCGCACCACGTGGCGCGGCAGCTCGGTGATCAAGGCCTCTGGTGTCGGCGGTCCCTGCAGCCCTGCGAGTTCCAGCAGCCGGTTGGCCTGCAGTTCGGCCACGATGGCCGCTTCCTGGATCCCCAAGCTGCGCCGGGGGCAGAGCGCCCGCAGCACGGCCAGCACCCCACGCTCACCATTCCCGGCGCCCCGTGCGGTGGCCAGCCGCCGCCCGTCCGCTGTTCCGTGGAGGTGTCCTCCTCTCCTCGTTCTGGTTGTTGTTCGCATATTCCTACCCTCCTTTCTCGTTACTCGGTTGCCCGGTGGCGAGGGAAGCGCCAGCTTCCCAATCCCTCCGAGCATCACCTTCATCTGCGCACTGGTTCCTCTGGCTGCTCGTCCTCGCCATTGAGCGGTCCGCCTGCAGCTACTCCGCCGTATTGGGCGGCCACGGCAGTCAGGTAGGCCTCGACCTCGGCAATCGCCGATTCCGGCAGCACCCCGTATTTCGCCCGCAAGTACGGCCGCAGCGTGGGCACATCCTGTGGTGTGCTGTAGCCGGCCACCGCGAACAGGTCGGCTGCTGCCAAGCCAAGCGCACCCGCCAGCCCGCTCAGCGCTTCTGGTGATGGCGATGCAAACCGGCCTTGTTCCAGCCGCATCACTGATGACCGATTCAATCCCGCCGCCTCGGCCAGCGTCTCCAGGGTCCACCCCAATGCGCGCCGCCGCGCAGCGATCATCTGGCCTAATTCTTCTGCATTGTTCATCTACAACTCCTGCTTGTGTCTTAACCACTCCATTGTCGCTCTTTTGTTGCGTCAAAGCAACGACGAAATGGTCCACCCCCGACCTGTGACTCAAATCCATTAGAGGACGCCAATCCATCAAGCACGGGAACTGCATCCGCTCACCCCGCACATTCTTGTCGCACTGCTTAAGCATTCTCGAAGACATAGACACCCCCATTCC is from Kineosporiaceae bacterium and encodes:
- a CDS encoding ImmA/IrrE family metallo-endopeptidase, which gives rise to MSAEEQVELAADMFAACLLMPRMWVKRAWGEGHQSLGELADLFQVSAPAMSRRLAALGLRETPQRCANRREDDHRRPGRSGVHTVEVAA
- a CDS encoding helix-turn-helix domain-containing protein, which codes for MNNAEELGQMIAARRRALGWTLETLAEAAGLNRSSVMRLEQGRFASPSPEALSGLAGALGLAAADLFAVAGYSTPQDVPTLRPYLRAKYGVLPESAIAEVEAYLTAVAAQYGGVAAGGPLNGEDEQPEEPVRR
- a CDS encoding recombinase family protein, giving the protein MNEATERQPVRGVGRGERITAPPLTVVEDGMTPAGGQGTGAGEPTPQRRAVIYVRVSTKEQAERDGDPEGYSIPAQREACMRRAAALDAVVVGEYVDRGESARSAARPQLQKMLAEVATAPVDFVIVHKVDRLARNRMDDVTITASIKAAGAQLVSVTENIDETPSGLLLHGIMSSIAEFYSRNLANEVIKGTQQKVASGGTASLAPIGYRNVRKLVEGRETRTVELDPERAPLIRWAFEAYATGDWTLSRLAAELEARGLTQRPSAKRAARPLNAKKLGVVLHNRYYIGIVTWRKMEHPGKHEPLISAAVFDRVQTVLAAHRQSGERAYRNHHYLAGSLRCARCDSKLIFGESRGRLGVCYQYFFCYGRHTLKNGCDLPFLPVELVEDVVTGHWRFEHIAEETITRLQAAVLEDLGVHEAATEQERHRISERVHALKRERYKWADKAMSGAIPDDIAVEKQQELGERLSVLEGQLEGLVLVQLDTRENIRRALDYAGSLAQGYESAGAATRRGFNQAWWEALYLDAEDDTRRPRVARAERTEFGEAVVTATVVGGAEESGAATDGAGLGDGAPRNASDMGPGALLGPGHEDESGLDRHGVF
- a CDS encoding BCCT family transporter gives rise to the protein MSSTAEESRPAPTAQTAAAEHDITTRPSVDRYVFGIAAAISLLFLVSGAIDPDGLADATSGILSWITGSFGWLFVLSSAFFVIFSAYLALTRYGNIKLGKDEDEPEFSTFSWVSMMFATGMGIGLMFYGVAEPLTHLNTPPLGLAEPASGEGARLAMEYTYFHWGFHPWAMYAVIGLSIAYFAYRKDRGNLISATFHPLIGDRANGPAGKAIDIVAIFATLFGSATSLGLGALQITGGLGEVFGTKTDSKVAAVSVIAVLTVCFVLSAISGIDKGIKWLSNANAVAAALLVFFLFVVGPTVFILSTFTESMGAYLTTLPTMSFRTGAFGGGDWISGWTIFYWAWWISWTPFVGMFIARISKGRTIRQFVIFVILVPSLVSFAWFAILGGAAFDLQLNQKVDMAGELKTGLENALFFTLREFPASGVTVVLAIFLIAIFFITGADSASIVMGMLSQRGTEHPNRTLTVFWGVATGAVAGVLLVAGGLQALQTLVIIVAGPFLLILLGLCLSLVKSLRAESFEATLRPKVRKAVIHAEKFPND